The Triticum aestivum cultivar Chinese Spring chromosome 7B, IWGSC CS RefSeq v2.1, whole genome shotgun sequence genome window below encodes:
- the LOC123159355 gene encoding probable mediator of RNA polymerase II transcription subunit 19b isoform X2, protein MDSDDKKFGKGPRELTGAVDLISQYKLELHHDFFCKRPLPLAISDTHYLHNVVGDTEIRKGEGMELDQLVQNAYLRDKSASIKPFDMETLGQAFQLRETAPVDLPSAEKGIPTISGKPKSESKDKEKKHKKHKDKDKDREHKKHKHRHKDRSKDKDKDKDRKKDKHHEKKRKHEGTEDSADVHKHKKSKHKSSKTDEMGNGLS, encoded by the exons AtggattctgacgacaagaagttTGGCAAAG GACCTAGGGAGCTCACTGGTGCTGTTGATTTAATAAGTCAGTACAAATTGGAGCTGCACCATGATTTCTTTTGCAAGAGGCCTTTGCCACTTGCAATCTCAGATACACATTACCTTCACAATGTAGTGGGGGACACTGAAATTCGGAAAGGAGAAGGAATGGAGCTAGATCAACTCGTTCAGAATGCATACTTAAGGGACAAGTCTGCTTCTATTAAGCCCTTTGATATGGAAACACTGGGGCAAGCATTTCAGCTTCGAGAAACTGCTCCAGTAGATTTACCCTCT GCTGAAAAAGGTATACCTACCATTTCGGGCAAACCGAAAAGTGAGTCCAAGGACAAAGAGAAAAAACATAAAAAGCACAAAGACAAAGATAAGGACAGGGAGCATAAGAAGCACAAACATCGACATAAGGATCGGTCTAAAGACAAAGACAAGGACAAGGATAGGAAAAAGGATAAGCATCATGAGAAG AAGAGGAAGCATGAGGGGACGGAGGATTCGGCAGACGTGCATAAGCACAAAAAAAGCAAG CATAAGAGTTCCAAAACCGATGAGATGGGTAATGGACTTAGTTAA
- the LOC123159355 gene encoding probable mediator of RNA polymerase II transcription subunit 19b isoform X3 produces MDSDDKKFGKGPRELTGAVDLISQYKLELHHDFFCKRPLPLAISDTHYLHNVVGDTEIRKGEGMELDQLVQNAYLRDKSASIKPFDMETLGQAFQLRETAPVDLPSAEKGIPTISGKPKSESKDKEKKHKKHKDKDKDREHKKHKHRHKDRSKDKDKDKDRKKDKHHEKKRKHEGTEDSADVHKHKKSKVFFLLLLSINVIFC; encoded by the exons AtggattctgacgacaagaagttTGGCAAAG GACCTAGGGAGCTCACTGGTGCTGTTGATTTAATAAGTCAGTACAAATTGGAGCTGCACCATGATTTCTTTTGCAAGAGGCCTTTGCCACTTGCAATCTCAGATACACATTACCTTCACAATGTAGTGGGGGACACTGAAATTCGGAAAGGAGAAGGAATGGAGCTAGATCAACTCGTTCAGAATGCATACTTAAGGGACAAGTCTGCTTCTATTAAGCCCTTTGATATGGAAACACTGGGGCAAGCATTTCAGCTTCGAGAAACTGCTCCAGTAGATTTACCCTCT GCTGAAAAAGGTATACCTACCATTTCGGGCAAACCGAAAAGTGAGTCCAAGGACAAAGAGAAAAAACATAAAAAGCACAAAGACAAAGATAAGGACAGGGAGCATAAGAAGCACAAACATCGACATAAGGATCGGTCTAAAGACAAAGACAAGGACAAGGATAGGAAAAAGGATAAGCATCATGAGAAG AAGAGGAAGCATGAGGGGACGGAGGATTCGGCAGACGTGCATAAGCACAAAAAAAGCAAG GTTTTCTTCTTACTTCTATTGTCAATCAATGTCAtattctgttag
- the LOC123159355 gene encoding probable mediator of RNA polymerase II transcription subunit 19b isoform X1: MDSDDKKFGKGPRELTGAVDLISQYKLELHHDFFCKRPLPLAISDTHYLHNVVGDTEIRKGEGMELDQLVQNAYLRDKSASIKPFDMETLGQAFQLRETAPVDLPSAEKGIPTISGKPKSESKDKEKKHKKHKDKDKDREHKKHKHRHKDRSKDKDKDKDRKKDKHHEKKRKHEGTEDSADVHKHKKSKVIYNYYLLPGTTNFLAAHFVGLLT; this comes from the exons AtggattctgacgacaagaagttTGGCAAAG GACCTAGGGAGCTCACTGGTGCTGTTGATTTAATAAGTCAGTACAAATTGGAGCTGCACCATGATTTCTTTTGCAAGAGGCCTTTGCCACTTGCAATCTCAGATACACATTACCTTCACAATGTAGTGGGGGACACTGAAATTCGGAAAGGAGAAGGAATGGAGCTAGATCAACTCGTTCAGAATGCATACTTAAGGGACAAGTCTGCTTCTATTAAGCCCTTTGATATGGAAACACTGGGGCAAGCATTTCAGCTTCGAGAAACTGCTCCAGTAGATTTACCCTCT GCTGAAAAAGGTATACCTACCATTTCGGGCAAACCGAAAAGTGAGTCCAAGGACAAAGAGAAAAAACATAAAAAGCACAAAGACAAAGATAAGGACAGGGAGCATAAGAAGCACAAACATCGACATAAGGATCGGTCTAAAGACAAAGACAAGGACAAGGATAGGAAAAAGGATAAGCATCATGAGAAG AAGAGGAAGCATGAGGGGACGGAGGATTCGGCAGACGTGCATAAGCACAAAAAAAGCAAGGTGATATACAATTATTATTTGCTTCCTGGTACAACAAATTTCCTTGCAGCACATTTTGTTGGTCTGTTAACATGA